Genomic window (Daucus carota subsp. sativus chromosome 5, DH1 v3.0, whole genome shotgun sequence):
TAAACTACTtgaaacaattaaaataaattagactTGCAACAAAGAATtacaaaatacattttaaaatgaGTATAGGtaattttttcatgtttaaaattcaaaaactaGATATATCTAAAATAGAGAAGTACATTTGTGCAATGAGGACTAACTTCAACGTCCATTGAACTGTCAATTTTGttctttatattaatatttgtacacaaatattaatatttgagcaAATGTCAataaaatgaagaagtgaaagtAATTgaagaattttataatttatatttattcttaATTGAACACATTTTTCGTTCTTGCTATTCGTTTTTTGTATAGCAAGAAATTATATAtaccattatttttttaatgtccCTTTGATTTTGTGCACGTAATTAGAGCGAAGAAAGTCCAATTGTCGTGTTAAAGTACGTGTTATTGCTCTAATATAACCAAGTATAAATATGTAatgtaaaatactaaaatttgatatttgatgCTAAATATATAACCAAGTATAAATATAGTGCTGTAATTGGCACATAAACATATGAGtgacaaaatacattaataataaaataatattgataaatatAGTTATGTATTTTAAGATTATTTGATTAGAATATAACTTTTTATGGATTAATTAGGTTCAATTTTGCATTTATCATtggattataaattatattttagcaccaaaaaaaacattttcttttcaaattataaatcaGATATCTCCTTTTTAATATTAACAGTCAAGTTGCTCTAACAAAACTTCAAACATCAAACATACACCGAGTAAATGTACTACTCCAGTAAATGTACCTCAAATTCTCCTCTAGCAATGATCCAAAAACTGATCCAAATTTAAAGCAGTAAATggtactgatccaaatttggatcaccgcTGTTCACTGATCAAAAATtggatcacctactttattataaaataataattttataatttctatATCTTTCGTTCATCGAACAAATTAATTTGTGATTTAGTTGACCAGATTATTTCTGTCCTCcaagataataaaaatattgtccGTAGCTATTCATATCGTTTTGAGATCCTTGagcttcatcttcattttcttgattttaagATACTTTGACAggtgttaaaaataataattaaattaactaatttaactaattaaataagtagttaacaataatttttattaaatttaagtaatataatatacaaaaagtaattTGTTACATAATTTGGATCACGCTGCTGGAGTTCATCAGaaatttggatcaaaatttggatTAGTTGGTGATACAAATTTGGATTATGTAATCACAACTGCTAAAGATGGCCTAAAGCACACTTCAATTAGATCCTGTACGACTCCTGTCCGCAGTCACTTTTACCATTACAGTGGAAGTCTCCAGCTTCTCCAACAATGCATCCATTATCAGCCATACACCTGTTCCCATCTCTGCTTAACATAGCTGTAAACCCTAAATAATTGAATACCTGTGACAACATTAAGGAAGACATTACTGATTACAAACATAGCAAGGCAGTTCTCTCCCACATTCAATTGTTGTAATTACTGAGGCTTCAACCAGGTATGACATCCGTTTAAAGGCACAACTACTAATCTTAATGATTTCTCACCTATTTCTCATATATATTCGTTATTACACTTCATATGTTCTATAGGTTTGTGCAATGGAACTAAACAAGTTTGACTCTATCAAGAGTTTAACAACAACGCAGTTCGATTGGAAGTGTAGGCTAAGATTACAGTCACTTTGGAAAGGAGTTAACTACAAAACGAAAGAGTTCTGGGGCTTAAATATGATATTCATTGATGATTCAGTTAGCAAACTAACCTTCACAATTTACAAGTTTAGTCCGAATAGATGCTATACATACTAACTATGATGAAACTGCTTTTTCTGTAGAACGATAGGATTCAGGCTTTCGCCAGTACAAAATATTGTAAAGATGTTATTACCAACTTGAAAGAAGGTAAAATCTATATCCTTACAAACTTTAGAGTTAAGGACTACGTTGGAGACGAAACTTTCCGTCCAGTGCGTAACAACAAGCACATTTATTTTACAACGCACACCAAGTTGGAAAACGATGTTGAAGGGGACTTAAAAATAGATCGACATGCTTTCGATCTGTTCTGGCTAGGAGATATGGAGAAACTATCAAACGACAATCGATACTTAGTTGGTAAATCTCTTCCTATTTGAAGAATAGGAAATTATTACTCCATTTAGATTCtttaatagatttataataaaatttactgTGTTCCTCAATTAGATGTTGTTGGCATGGTGAAAAATGTTCGTTCTATCAAGTCGAACAAAAATGAATCAGAGAAATTGCTGACAAAGTTCGACCTATCTGATGGCAGGTATGACGTTTGAATGATTCAGATTATGTAACGtagtgaataaaattattttacttcatgatattattttttttaaatcactaAAGCTGCGCCGTGGCTGTAACTCTTTTTGACGACTTTGGTGTGGAGTTCCAACAAACTTTAACATGTTGCAAAGAGCCTGAGGTGTATGTAATACTGTGCGCCGCCAGAGTTACAATTTATGAAGGTGAGATGATAGATACCAATATCACAGTGTTGCACCCACATGAACAAAACTAACCTTAATTACAGGAATGCCAAATCTGACAAACTACCCAGCAACAAGATACTATATCAATCCTGGCCACTACAGTGTGCAGCAGATAACTCAGAGGTAAACTAAATACAAGATTCATATGTAGATCAgatgtttttttaaataacaataaatttACTTTGCTTTTTACCTCCAGGCTTTTTGCAAAGAAAACTGAACCGGTTGAGTCGCCACCACCTGAGGAAATGAACTACGAAACTATGACTGTGAAAGAAATTCAAAGTCTGGCTTCTGATTCGAAGGAGGTTATTTATATTCTCTGTGACACTATGTTTTGCACTTAACAGAAATTACACATTTCTTATTCACGTGGCCTTTTTTCCTTAGATGAAAGTGAAGTGCCACGTCAAAGTTACTAAAGTTGAGGTGGACACGGCTTGGTATTATGCAACATGCACAAAATGCCCAAATGAAATACAACGCAATGAAGGAGTTTTCAAATGCTTGGACTGTAACAGGATTATACCATACCCTGACAAGAGGTTTAGTTACTATTGAAAACTCTAAAAAATAATACAGCCACATAGAACTTATGTTGTTCTCCAATTCTGCAGGTTCCGTGTTTGCACTTTGTGCAGCGACAGCACAGGGTCAATTGCTGTTATATTCCTTGACGAAGAAGTTAGTCGGATAATTGACAAGACAGTATTCG
Coding sequences:
- the LOC135152748 gene encoding uncharacterized protein LOC135152748 — its product is MELNKFDSIKSLTTTQFDWKCRLRLQSLWKGVNYKTKEFWGLNMIFIDDSNDRIQAFASTKYCKDVITNLKEGKIYILTNFRVKDYVGDETFRPVRNNKHIYFTTHTKLENDVEGDLKIDRHAFDLFWLGDMEKLSNDNRYLVDVVGMVKNVRSIKSNKNESEKLLTKFDLSDGSCAVAVTLFDDFGVEFQQTLTCCKEPEVYVILCAARVTIYEGMPNLTNYPATRYYINPGHYSVQQITQR